ACCTTACATTTCCGAAGAACAGCTGCGCATTCACCACGACAAGCATCATCAGGCTTATGTGACCAATGCAAACTCACTTATAGAGATGATGGACAAGGCAAGGAAAGAGGGAACGGATTTTGATTATAAAGCCGCCGCAAAAGCTCTGACTTTCAATCTCAGCGGGCATGTCCTTCATGACTTTTTCTGGTGGGAGATGACCCCTGAGAGCAACTCAAGCAAAGAGCCGGTCGGCGAACTGTCTGAGATGATCAAGGACAACTTCGGAAGCTTTGACAGGTTTAAAAAGGAGTTTTCCCAGGTCGCATCAAGTGTTGAAGGTTCCGGATGGGCAGCCTTGACCTACTGTAAGGACACAGAAAGGCTCATGATTATGCAGATAGAGAAGCACAATGTAAATCTGGTGCCTGATTATCCGATTATCATGGACCTTGATGTATGGGAACATGCTTACTATATTGATTACAAGAACGATAGGGGCAAGTTCATAGAAGGATTCTGGAATATAATCAACTGGGAAGAAATAGACAAATACTTCATGAAAATAAGAAAATAATCGGAAAATCTAATCGAAAAATCTAATCGAAAAATCGTCTTTAAAATGTCTGTTCTATTCTGATTAAATTTTTTCCAATTACCTTTTTATTTTAAGGGTAATCGGAAATAAGGACTTTTTCTATCAAAAGCACGTTTATATTTATTTGAGCACTCAAAGAGCAGTTTCACTCAAAGAGCAGTTCCACTCAAAGCAGCTTCACTCGAAGCAGTTTATATTTATTTATTTGAGTTATTCAAAGTAGTTTTTATCGAGCTTCTTTTCCGGTCTTCCATAATGGCTCTCATATACCTCGTATTCTCCGCTCTCCCTATCAAAAACGAACCTGTAGACTGTATCGAAGTAAGGCCATTTGTCAACATACGGATTTCTGGCATCGCTCAAAACCACGGTTACTAGTCCGTTTTCTTCGGAGACTGAATACACGGGATAATCAATTGCCTGGGGTACTGAGGCACTGTAAAGTTTTCCTGCCCTTTCGACATACGTCTGGGCGTCAGGGACGCTGCCTGTTACAGAGACTTTTTCGACATAAAAGCTCTTCTCAATTCCTGACCAGTAGCTGACTTTTATCAGCTTGTAATGGGTATCACTGTACGGGTAGGCTGCAAGGAATTTGCCGATGGATATCGGATAAGTGTTCCTGTAGCTTATCTCGGTCCCTTCAGTATCGGAAACATGCCTGATCAGGAAGATTTTTGCAACCGGAAAAACCGCAGTCCAGAGCAGGAGAACCAGGATTACGGAGGCATAGAATTTCCTCTCGTTCCTGTTCACAAGACCATGGAACCTGTTTAACCCATTAAGCTTCCTGCTCCAGGTATCCCTGTCTTTAGTACTCCAAATGTTCCTGTTTTTAGTGCTCAGTCTATCCCCGTTTTTAATAATCCAGTTATTGCTGCTTATAATGTTCAGCCCGCCCCAGTTTCTAATACCTTGCCTGTTTCTATTTTTAACAAATTCTGAAGCCACTATAAACAGAGGCAGCAGCGGGAGAAGGTTTAGAATTGGGTCGAAGGGATAAATGGCTCTGAGGGCTGATTCCTCGGCACTGAACGGATAGAAGGGGCGCATTTTTGCACTTGTTGTATAATCGAGCAAAATATGAAGGAAAACAGCCTGCAACCCTCCGAAAGTATAGCGTCTGTCCTTAGTACTGAACCAGATCAGAAGTGCGACAAGGAAAGCAAAAAAAATCGAGTGTGTAAACTCCCTGTGGCCAAGCAGGTAGAATAGCTGGTTACGAGCCTCATGGCTTACACTGCCGCTGATAAGCGTAAATATCGAATATGTAAAGTAGTCAAGGTCTGGAAGTAAAGAAAGAAACAGTAAAACCAGTCTCTTCCTTCCTTTAAGGCCCAGAGCATAGGAAAGTAGCAGACCAACTCCAAGATGGGAAAGTGTATTTACCATAAATTTACCGTCTGTGTAAAGTTTTTAACCGAATTTTGATGTTTTGGATAGTATCTATATAATTTTTAATAATTCTTAACAGATCTTTACAGCCCTCTAACTGCGTATCTAAATCATGGATTTTAATGTTGTACTCCAAGCACTCTTTCTGATTTAGTCTGAGTAGTCTCTTTTTGATAGTCTGCTGAGAAGGCATCTATAATATTCGACTGATATTATATAAAAGAATTGATAAATAGTAATTCGATCAGGTGTAAAGGGAATGATAATACTGAGAAGTTCATCCATACCAGTTCCTGCCCAGCCTCTCCTCCCGGCCCCCATGCATACCTGCGTAGACTTCATACTCTGTATTGTTCCTGTCAAAAACAAACCTGTAAAACGACTTAAAATAAGCCAGTTCTTCAAGATACGGATTTCTTGCATCACTGAGGGTAACCGTTACCGTATCATTATCTTCCGAAACGCTGTAGACAGGATAATCGATTTCCTCAGTTACACCTCCCCTGTAAAGATTCTCCGCTCTTTTTATATAATCCTCAGAATCCGAGATGTTCCCCTCTACGGAAACCTTTTCAACATAGAAGCTTTCCTCGACCCCTGAGAGATAACCTACTTTGAGGACTTTATAATGTGTAGAGTTATATGAGTACGCTGTCAGGAACCTGTCCACGGATTCAGGATAGGTACTCTGGTAGCTTATCTCGGCTTCTTCGGTCCAGGAAATATGGTTGATCAGGAGAGCTTTTGAAATCGGCATGAAGGTTAGCCAGAAGAGTAACAGAAGAATTAGAGAGGCATAGAGCTTATCATCGATATTTGATATTAACGTGCAGAGACCTTTTATTTTCCCGTTGATTTTTTTCCCGTGGCTCAAACTTCCCATAATCACAATGAAGGGAGGCAGGAGAGGGAGCAAATTTAACAGAGGGTCAAAGAAATAAACGGCTCCCATAATAGACGTATCCGTACTGAACGGATAGAGAGGACGCATTTTCCAGCTTGTAACGTAGTCCAGGTAGGAATGGAAGAAAAGGGACTGGAGTCCTCCGACCGTAAAAAGCCAGTCTTTTGTCTTAAACCAGATAAAAAGTGTAACAAGGACAATGAAGAGTACGGAATGCATGAATTCCCTGTGACCAATCAGGTAGAAAAGCTGGTTTCTGGTCTCAGGACTCAGACTGATTTCGGTAAAGACAAATGTAGAGTACAGGATGTAATCCAGGTCAGGAAGCACGGATAATAAGACTACGGCTCTCAACTTGTCTCCTTTCAGGCCTAAAGCCAGACCTATGAGTAGACCCACTCCCATATGGGAAATTACGTTCACCATGATCTTATTCCTGCACGGATTTTTATAATAATAATATGTAAAATTAAAGATATATTATTTCTTTTTGAAAAAACGTGTGCGAGAGTTGTAAAGTCGTCTTTACTTTTGAGAATAATGGGAAGCAAAAGTTAGGTGTTAAAAGCAATTCCTCAGGGTTGCAGGTAGAACGAGAATCTGTTTTTATAAAAAAGGAGATGTTTGCCTCTCATTAAAAATAGAATTTGGTAACGAGAGGATAGTCCCTCTCAAATTACCATGTCGAATTATTGGTGTTTTTACAGCGTTGAATTGTTTGACGTTCTTACGGGCTCGAATTATTCAATGTTCTGTCAAAGAAGGTTATCATCTCCTCATATGCGTCCTGTGCAACAAAGCTTTCGGAAAGTTCTCCATCTTCTGTAATCATAAAACCGTGAGGTTCGCCCTGGTAAACCTTCAGCTCAAAATACTTATCAACTGCGTCCAGTTCACTGGCGTACCTGTAAATATCAGTAACATTGCTATACTGGTCCCTGGTGCCGTGTATTATAAGCATAGGCGCATCAAGCTGGTCTATCAGATCTGCCGGTATGTCGGGCTGGGTCTCAGTTCCGCCCATGTAAGGGAAACCATACCAGGCTACCCCTGATTCGAACTCTTCAATCTGGGGCAGGAAAAGCATGGTATACCTGCCGCCAGCACAGAAGCCCGTAAGACCCAATCTCTCGGTATCTACATCATCCCTTGTCTCAATGTAAGCTGTGCTGTTCCTGATAAGGGCTTCCACCTCTGCATCCGAAGGAGCTTCGGAGTGTGTCTGCCAGAAAGGAGCAATCACAAAATATCCGTCTTCAGCCATTCTGTCCACCATAGTCTGATAGCCGGGCTCGAACCCTCTGAATGAGTGAATCAGCACTATAGCCGGGTAATTCCCTTCTTCAGCCGGAACTGCTGTATAAGCCGGATAAACCTTAGACAAGCTTGTAATATTTACAATTTCAGTCTCTATCAGGGATGAATTATTTCTGGTCTCATTACAGTTATCCTGCGGTGAAGCCAGGTGCTTGCTCTCGGTATCATTGCAGACCTTTCCGGAAAAATCCGAAACCTCAGAATTGCAATAAGAGGCAGCCGCACCACCTGAAGCGCTAAGCAGGCTCGTTATGAGCAAGAATAAAACTAATTTGTTCATGGAATTTATTACCCCCAAAATTATATACACTGGGAAATATCCTGCAATTTGGATGTCCTTTCCCGGAATACTAGAGATTCCGGGAGGCTCTGGAAATCTGGTTTATGTATGAGCCTGACATACCTCATATAACAGGATAATTCCCAGATATATTAATAGAAAATTATATGCTAAGGGATATAAACATACAGATTATTATTTCCTTAAAAGAAAAACCCTGATGTTTCTTTTGTGTATTTCTGACATTTTTTAACATAGAATTTTGATTTATACTTCCGGAGATCTCCAGCGTATATTTCTGACATAACTTTGACTTCTGTATATGTATTATGCAAATCTTTTGTTCTCTTAATGGAATCCCGGAGTCCAGGCAAAATTAGTATACATATGAAAATAAATAGTAAAGTGTGGATTTGAGAAATATAAGTTTTTCCTTTGTGCTAACTGTATTCTTTAAATATCCTGATAAAGCGCTATGAAGCACGCTTCCTATTACCCCGATATTTACATCTCTTTTTATGGTAGCATTCCACATCGCAGGTGTTGAAAACATTGCAAGATGGGCAAAGACAGTCCCGGAAAAAGCCCGCTATACAGTATTGTGCCTGCAATGTTGAAACGGATTATCCAGTGCGGAAATAAATCAGTAAAATTAAAATAATTAACTGCCCTGAATCGATAAGAAATTTTATAGATTCCCTGATATCCGGCTTTACCCTGTCTTTTTGAGGAAAGCTGATACCACAGGCAATTACCTATCAGGAGACAGAACCTTTGTTCCAGACCGAGCCTATAATTTATCTGCAATCCCTAGGAAATGTGTGGTTTACCTGCCTGATGATCCTGATAACTAAAATGGGGTCGTCAGCCTTCTTAGCTGCCGTAATAATTTGCATCACTTTCGGGATTAGTTTCAGGAAAGGTTTTCTTCTGTTTCAGCTCTTAATCTGGACAGGGCTGATTACCGAGATTATTAAGGCAATAGTCGCTTTTCCAAGGCCGGATTTTGTAGATAATAGAGTGCTTAACCTTGAATCAGGAGTAAAGAGTACCTCGCCTTTTAGTGGGGATGGACCTGATGGTGTGTTCGTACTTCCAGATAAGGAAGTTCTTGAAGCGTTCCGTCATGATGAAGCACTTACACACTCGTGTTTTGGTTTTCCTTCAGGGCATGCTTCACTTACAACTGCACTCTGGGGAGGAAGCTATGCAATTTTCTGCAGCAGAATAATTAAAATCATGACTCCAATAATGGTATTGCTTGTAGCGTTTTCGAGGATGTACCTGGGAAGGCATTTCCTGGGAGATGTGCTGGGAGGAACGACATTAGGCTTAATTTTACTGACCGCTTTTATCCTATTTCTTAAAAGCCCTCTGAAAGATGAGTTTTTCAGGAAAGAGAACTTCGAACTTGCATTCAGGTGGCAGAATATCATTTTTTACTTCGTTATTTTAGTTCTCCTTCCTGCGCTTGCAGCTCTATCTCTGGTAAGTGCTAAAGCAGCAGGATTTTTCCTTGGCACAAATGTAGCATACATTCTGATTATACGAAAAGGGCTCCCTGATGATACTGGAAGTGCGGAACAGAGAGTTTTGAGGGTATTTATTGCCCTTCTGCTGTTCGGAGTCTCCTGCTTTGTTCTTGCTGTCGGATTTGATGCCATCGAAGCTGCAAGCTTTCTCAGCTTTAAACTCATAGAATTCCTGGAAGCTTTCGTCCCTGCATCTACAATATGGATATCTACAGTCGCCTGCATAAAACTCAACCTCTATAGAAGGGAGATTGCAGGCGCCCAGGAGAGTGAGTTGGACAGAAAATCACTGGAAAAGTCCGGCTGAAGTCTATAGAATTGAATAGGAAATATTGAATTATTCAGGGGTTACCGAGAAATTCTTCGAATCCTGTTTGCCCTATGTCCTGAGAAAACTTTATATCTTAGAATCAGTAGGAGATCATATATAGTATATGAAGACTGAAATCGTGTTAATAACCTTAAACTATAAACAAAAAACAGATTAAAAGGTTGCAGTAAGGCTCTGTAATGCACTTGCTAAAGAGGGGGGAACGAACCGTACAGGATTAAGAGAATTTTACTCTCGTGGAAAAAAGGGAAAGGTCGTATATCATTATAATTTAATTTGTTCTGTAGTTATTCACAAGGAATAACTTAAATAATGCTTTTAACTATTGAGCGTATTCACAATTCACCTGAGAAATAACTAACCGAAAATCGCAACCTGTTGGTTGCAACAATGGAAAAAAACCCGAGAGTCATTTCACCGTGGAAAGGGTTTCCCACGGCATAAGACTTATAATTATACCAAAACAGAGAGGAAGACATTCATGGACTTTGAAAAATTAAGACACGGAACCGAGCTTATTAAGCGGGGCTTTGCAAGAATGCAGAAAGGGGGTGTGATTATGGATGTTACAACTCCAGAGCAGGCCAGGGTCGCAGAAGAAGCCGGAGCAGTTGCTGTTATGGCTCTCCAGTCTGTTCCTGCCGACATCAGGAAAGCAGGCGGAGTTGCGCGTATGGCCGATCCTGAAGTAATCCAGCAGATAATTGATACGGTTACAATCCCTGTAATGGCAAAAGCCAGGATAGGTCACTTCGTAGAAGCAGAAATCCTGGAAGCTCTTGGTGTTGACATGGTGGACGAATCCGAGGTTCTGACCCCAGCCGACCCTTATTACCACATAGACAAAACGCAGTTTACCGTGCCTTTTGTCTGCGGAGCTCGAAACCTCGGAGAAGCCCTCCGGAGGATTAACGAAGGGGCAGCCATGATCCGGACGAAAGGGGAAGCCGGAACCGGAGATGTCAGCCAGGCAGTTAAACACATGAAGCAGATTCAGGGCGAGATCCGTGCACTTGCCGGGAAGACTAAAGAAGAACTGATTATGGTTGCAAGGGATATCGAAGCTCCTATCGAACTTGTAATCGAAACCGCAAAAATGCAGCGTCTGCCAGTTGTAAACTTTGCAGCCGGTGGAATTGCAACCCCTGCGGATGCGGCCCTTATGATGCGGCTTGGAGTAGACGGGGTCTTTGTTGGCTCAGGAATTTTCAAAGCTGAAAACCCTGAGAAAATGGCAAAAGCCGTTGTTGAAGCTGTAAATTACTTTGATAACCCTGCAAAACTTGCAGAAATCTCAAAAGGCGTGGGCGCTGGCATGAAAGGCATCAGCGCAAGCATGATTCCTGTTGAAGAAGCTCTTCAGGAACGTGGTTGGTAACGCAAACTTTTCGCAAACCTTTCAAAAAAACGCTTGCCCACAAACTTTTTCAAAAAAAGTTTGATCACAAGCCTTTTCAGAAAAGGCTTGACCGAAAACGTCTCGGAGGCGTGGTCAGCCGGCGCAACGGTTGTGTTTGAAAGCCTTATCCCCAAACCCTATCGGCGTGATCAACCGGCGCAACGGTTGCGCTTATGCAGACAATTTTAGAAGAATTCGCGTTTAGCTTCTTTCAAGAGGCTAAAATTTTATTTTTATATAAATTTATTCTTACAAGTTTGTAAGAATAAAACCAATATTATTTTTTACATTTTTGATTCAATAAATAGGATTAATTCTGAAAATGGTGTTTTTAATGAAAATTGGTGTAATCGCTATTCAGGGAGCGGTTTCTGAACACATTGATGCTTTAAGGAGAGCCCTTACAGAAAGAGGGGTTGAGGCTGAGGTAGTCGCTATTAAGCAAAAAGGAGTTGTTCCAGAATGCGGCGGAATTGTTATTCCTGGCGGGGAAAGTACCACGCTTTGCAGGATGCTTGCCCGTGAGGGAATTGCAGAGGAGATTAAGGACGCGGTTACAAGAGAAGTTCCGATTCTTGGGACCTGTGCAGGCTTGATTGTGCTTGCAAAGGAAGGTGACGAACAGGTTGAGAAAACCAGCCAGGAACTGCTCGGGATTATGGATACGAAGGTCAACAGGAATGCTTTTGGGCGTCAGAGAGATTCCTTCGAGGCCGAGTTTGAGGTGGAGATTCTTGATTCTCCTTTTACCGGCGTGTTTATAAGGGCTCCGAGAATCGTGAGCTGTGGGCCAGAAGTTCGTGTGCTTTCAAGGCTTGATGATCTGATTATTGCCGCAGAGCAGGAAAATGTGTTAGCTCTTGCTTTCCATCCTGAATTGACAGAAGATTTGCGGATTCACCAATACTTTCTGGATAAAGTGTTCGATTGTTAAAATCAGAAGGATTTCGAATTTTATTTCCGGCTCATTTTTTGTTCATTTTTATCATACTTTTATCTCATACTTGTTATCTAAATCCTCTATTCATTTTCTGTCTTTCTGAGTGCCTTTTTTCTTCCAGCTTTTTTCTTCCATTTTGCATCTATTTTATCATCTGTCTGGCATTCTCTTTATCTTCCATCCATCATCTTCTTTTTTCTTTGGTCTATATTCTTGCTGTATTTTTCCTTATAAGAAAAAAAGATAGAACACAACTTCTTGACCGCTTTATATTTGTTTCCTTCAAAGTTATATACGGTTTGAAGCCATATCATTAAAAACTGATTCAATGAAGGGTGAATAAATGGTAAAGTTAACTGATGAAATGAAGCAAGATTTTGCAAAGATGAAAATCTTTCCGTTTGCAACCGCATCTAAGGGTGGAGAACCGAACGTAATACCTATAGGAATGTGCAAATTGCAGGAAGATGGAGAAACAATCTGGATTACAGACAATTATTTCTTAAAAACCCGCAAGAACCTTGACGAAAATCCTAGAGGAGCAATTTATGTCTGGGGCCCGGAAATAGAGGGCTGTTACCAGATAAAAGGGGACATTGAGATCAAGACCGAGGGTGAAGATTACGAGAAAATGTACAAAATGGTCAAAGGCATAGGAGAGAGATTTCCTGCAAAAGCCCTTGCCGTTATGAAAATTACTGAAGTTTATGAGTGCAAAGCCTTCACAGAGCCAGGAAAGAGGCTTCTCTAAAAGCTTTTACAAGTCACATAAAAACTCACAATTTTTTTCTGACGCAGGGATGGAAAACGTCCTTGTAACTTTTCCTTTTTAAAAAATATTCTCAGTAAAGGGCATATTTATGTCTTTTTTCAGGCAATTCTTTTAGTTTCGTAGCAATATTTCATAAATATGTACATTGATTGTTTGAGAGTTTGCACAGAAACTATATATGTCTGGGTTTCTAATTAATTTTTGGGTGATAGTATGAAAACCTGGAAAATGTTGATTTTATGCATTATTATAGGATTGATGGCTGTTCCTGCGGCTTCAGCAGAGGAAGCATATGCGGAAAACTCTGATACTAAAGTTACTTTAGATTCTGCTGGATACGATTATGTTGTTAGTCCCTCAACAGAAAATTCTTCTGATACAGAGAATTCTATTTCTCTTCTACGGTCAACCCAATATATAACTCAGGGACAGACCATAACTCACAATGTAAACGTAGGTTCAGGAGTGAATTACCTTGAAGTGGATTTAAACTGGGGAGACACAAGCGATTCACTTACTCTTACCATTTACACCCCCTCTGGAAGCAAACTCGGAACTTACCGTGATAGTTCTGACGGAAGTACAAATGGCAGGATACATCTCAACATAGATCCCTCTCAGGGATACGTGCAACAGGGAACCTGGAAGTTCAATGTCTACGGAGAATCGGTTAGTGGAACCGAAGACTACACATTTAATGTTTACCAACATTAAGCTTGAAAAAAAGGTTATCTTCTTTTTACTATTTTTTCTTTTAACAACAACAGCTGAGGCTACAGAATATGTTGTAAGCTCAGCTCCAGGTGACCAAGCCGGAGCTTCAATTAAAGGAGAAAAGGTAGTAAAACTTGAGGATACCTTAATACCCTACTGGCAGTTTTTGCTCTGGCTGACTGCAATGCAAATTTTATCAATAATAGACGTCGTTCTGTACTTTACAAAGCTCATTTTTGTAATACTGGGATTTAAAATTGTAAATAAAGAAAACGTACTAGATAATCCTGATCGGTCTAGTATTTATACATATATTAAAACTAAACCGGGAGCATGCATCGGTGAAATTGTAGAAAAAACAGGCTTCGGCAGAGGAAGAGTAAGGCATCATATAACTATTCTAGAAGTTCAGAACAAAATTGAAGTCCATAAAGACAGTGGAAAGATTAGGTATTTCAAAAATAATTCCACTTATCATGAAGAGAGAAAAATTATTTCTGCCCTTCAAAACGTAACAAGTCAAAGAATAATTTCAGAAATACAAAATGGGAATTGTAATACGAACTCAGCTCTTGCACATGAAATCGGAGTTTCCAGAGCTACAATTAGCTGGTATATGAGAACTCTTAAAGAAGTGGAGCTCATAAATGAAGAAAGAGAAGGAAAAAACATTATTTATAGAGTAAACCCTACTTATGAAAACTTGATTGAAAAATATGGATAAAATAACCTTGAATCCAGTTTTAAAATAACGGCTATCAAAAAATTTCTGAAAAGTCTGCTTCAATCTCGCTACATCTTTTTTCTCTAGTCTACTTATTCTTAAACCCTGAGTCTATATAGTCTCAAGAATAAAAGCTGACTTTACCCATCTTGAGGTAAAAAGACATCAATAACAAAATTATAAAAATCAGAAGATCTCGTAAAGTCCAATTTTGCCGCAAAGAGATGTTATATCCTAAAGGGTATATAGATTATTCTTTTTAGTGAAAACCTGGTTACTAGCTGTAGACTTTAAACAATTGGCGTTAAACTGTTCTATATAGAACTTCCGGCCAAGCTCTCTAACTGTTTTTTGTAGCTCATTTTAGATCTGTAAAGATTCTCTTATCTCTGATAGTTAGAGAAATTGGCCGGAAAACTTATAAAGGATTATTTAATAACTGAGTAAGTGGGAATGTTGCAGGATTCAGTAGAGTTTGAGGGCAATGCTGAACCCTGCATACCCGAAGGCATGAAGTATATAACTTTCTAACTATTTTAAAGTTTGCTTCTTGCCTGCATACCCGAAGGCATGAAGTATATAACTTTCTAACTATTTTAAAGTTTGCTTCTTGCCTCTTGAATTAAAGTAAAGAGGTGAAATAAATTGAGATTAAATGACGAAGTTAGAAAAATTAGCGGGCTTTTCATGATAATGCTCGTTGTAGGTATGATACTGGTTACGCCTGCATTGGCATGCCCTCCTAATGTACAGACTGAGCAAGACAGTTCTAACACATTAACAGATTGTCCAGCTTGTTCGTTAAGTTCTGAGTATGCTAATTATTCAGATGCTAAAGTGGAAACCATAGAACTATCCGAAAAAGAACAGAAAAAAGCCACAGCAGAAGCATTATCAGATGAAAGTGTCTCAAAGTTGAGAGATGAATTGATAAAATTAGGGTATGTTTCCTCTATTGAAGAAATCTATACAATGAAGTCAACTACAACAACAGAAAATGAAACAGTAACAACTACAATTGTAACGATGCCATTTAATGGTACAAATAATGATTCAGCTGTTATCGTATTTGCTTCCAATGAACTTGGAAATGCTGCAATGGCAGGTGTAGCAAATAACGGTGAGCTAACAGTATTGCAGTACGATTCTGTCACGGATCAAGTACAAATAACGGGACTATCTTGTGATTTCTGCATGTGGGCTGTCGGTGAAATATGTGATCTCATTTCAGCTTACGGATGCAAACAAGTATGTACCATAATAGCTACAAGAATTCCACATCCAGCTTGGATAGCTTTCACAGGGGTTACTTGTTGGGCGCTATGTAGCTTTATTGTAAGTTATAAGGCATGCAATTGGGCAACTAGCGAAGTATGTGAAGGAGCGGGGCTATGTTAATGTTAAACCCTCTTTTTACTTTTTTTATTTTTTATGTGGCCTCATTAGCTACTCGCGTAATAATAATGACTTATTACCCACAATATACTTATTTTGCGCATGTGCTTTCTTCGCTTTTGATTTCCATTGGCATGGCTTTTTCGATTCCATTTATGAAACCAATTATTTCGCGTCTTCCAAAACTCAGTCCAAAAATGAATCGGTGGTTTAAAATGGGATTTGTTATTCTGGTTTTTATAACAACTTTTTTGATATCTTATTATAAATATATGCCTCAAAGTCAATAACGAAGGCATATAACCGATTATAATCGTTTAAATACTCATTAAAACTTAGCGAATAAAATTGAGCAAGAGAGGCCCTAAGATGTTAAAAGAACTCATAATTATGATTTTTCTCCTCAATATAATGGCAGGTGGATGCTTGGAAGATACAAACGATAAACCAACCGTTGAAGAAATAATGTATCATACACAGGATAAATATGAGTCTATTGACGTATTCAAGGCGAC
This region of Methanosarcina flavescens genomic DNA includes:
- a CDS encoding winged helix-turn-helix transcriptional regulator, translated to MEPKTTHLMFTNIKLEKKVIFFLLFFLLTTTAEATEYVVSSAPGDQAGASIKGEKVVKLEDTLIPYWQFLLWLTAMQILSIIDVVLYFTKLIFVILGFKIVNKENVLDNPDRSSIYTYIKTKPGACIGEIVEKTGFGRGRVRHHITILEVQNKIEVHKDSGKIRYFKNNSTYHEERKIISALQNVTSQRIISEIQNGNCNTNSALAHEIGVSRATISWYMRTLKEVELINEEREGKNIIYRVNPTYENLIEKYG